TAACAGGTCACCACCTGCTGCTGAGCCTCCCATTCCACAGACCACCACCTGGTGGATGGAGTCGTATCTTTTCACATCAATGGGATATTTCTTGGTAATTTGCACTGCCTGTTCACATTGAACGGGAAAATCTTCCAGATATTTAAGCATTTCATTCATTTTGGGATTAACTCTCTAACGTTGAAATAAAATTATGGTAAGGCTTCGAATTTCTCTATAATTTTGTTTACTTCTTCTTCTTTTGAAGTAGCCAAAACCTGGTTGGCCAGTTCCCGAGCTGTAGTTAAGCTCGTCGAACGAACAATTTTCTTAATCTTAGGTATGGATAATGGGGACATACTGAACTCATTGAGACCCATACCAAGGAGAAGCTTTGTAAAAGAAGGGTCTGCAGCCATTTCCCCACACATTCCCACGTGCTTGCCCACTTGATGTCCAGCATCTATTATCCTTTTGATCAGTCGCAAAATGGATAGATGCAATGGTTTGTAAAGGTGCGCGACATTTTCGTTAACGCGGTCTACTGCTAAGGTATATTGGATTAAATCGTTTGTTCCAATGCTTAAGAAATCGGCTTCTCGGGCTAGAATATCTGCAATTAAAGCAGCGGAAGGAGTTTCAATCATTACTCCTACTTCTATATTTTCATCAAAAGAGATTTCCTCTTTTCTTAATTCATTCTTTACTTCTTCGAGCAACTCATTGGCATGTCTCAGTTCCTTTGCACAAGATATCATGGGATACATTATCTTCAAATTCCCTTCTACTGAGGCGCGAAGAATAGCCCTTAATTGGGTTTTAAAAACATAAGGATATCTAAAGCAGAGCCGAATTGCCCTCAAGCCCATAAAAGGATTACGCTCCGGAGAAATGCCAAATTCGCCCACAAACTTATCTGCTCCCAGGTCCATTGTCCTGATTATCACCGGATAAGGCATCATTTTTCGAGCTACAGAGGCATACTGTTGATATTGTTCTTCTTCCGATGGTAGATCGGCTCGATTTAAATAGATATACTCGGTACGGAATAATCCAATTCCTGTTGCACCGTGAGCATGAACCGAGGGAATTTCTTCCGGGACTTCAATATTTGCATGTAATTCAACGTTATGCTCATCAGCTGTGACTGCTGGAAGGTCTGTCAGTTTCTTCAATGCTTCTTCAACGTTGGAATATTTTAGCTTCTGGCGTTCATAATTCTCCACTGTCACTGAATCGGGGTCGATAATAACAATTCCTTCTATTCCGTCTATGATTATTGTGTCACCTAGCTTGACTTTTTTAGTTACATTTTTCAAACCTACTACAGCAGGAATCTCTAAAGATTGTGCCATAATCGCGGTATGCGAAGTCCTTCCTCCAATATCTGTAGCAAATCCTATCACATTCTCTTTGCGCATAGCAATCGTGTCGGCAGGAGTAAGATTATGAGCGATTACAATTACTGGCGATGGGAGAGTAGCCAGTTCTTCCCTTTCCCGGCCAAGTAGGCGCTTCAATACTCTTTTCACCACATCCAGAATGTCACGACCACGGTCCCGTAGGTATCCGTCATCGATTATATTGAAAGTCTTTGTTATTTTATCAAATACCGTCTGGAGAGCGTATTCGGCATTTACCCTTTGCTCTGTAACCATTTTTGTGACGTCATTTCGAATAATAGGGTCCTGCAAAACTAGGAGATAAGCATCAAAAAGACGTACGTGTCTCTTACCAAGTTGCTTCAAAGCTTTCTGCCTTATTCCGTCCATCTCCTCCCTTGTCTCAGCAACTGCTTTGCGAAAGCGAATAATTTCCTGTTTTATATCAGCAGGGTCAATTGTTCTCTTGGAAATATAGAATTCTTCTTCTTCGAGGAGGAAAGCTCGTCCAATCACAATACCAGGTGAAGCAGCAATTCCTTTTAACATAACCTCTACTCCTCATCAAATTTTTTTGCAAATAACTCTTCTATTTTTTTTATGGCTTCTTTTTCATCTTTTCCATTAACAATTACTGTTATCTCAGAACCGAACTCTGCTGCCAACATCATAATTCCCAAAATGCTATCTCCGTCAACTTCCTGGCCATTTTTAATTATGGCTACTTTTGATTGGAGCTTAGCGACAGTCTGGGCAAGAAGTGCCGCAGGTCTTGCATGTAGACCTAATTTATTCTTTATTTTAAAATTTTTTTCTATCATTAAACATTCCCAATATCAGAATATATAGGCTCCTACGCAGGAAATTCCAATAAGCAAATACAAAAGCTTTGCGGAAGAAATTCGCCAGCGATTAAGTAAGACAACCGAAAAGAAGAACGCTAAAAAGTATAGTCTTTCTATCGCTCTCCAGTCCCGAAACAGTACTACTACAACAGTGAGTAAAACAAGAGCTAAACCAATAAGATGGCTACTCCATATTGTACGAAGATAATGCATTTTCTCAAGAAGTCTTACCACTTTAGTCTTCTTTTCATAACCTTTCATCACTCCTTTAATGCGAGTATGAAAGTGCAGAAAATTATAGAGAAATAGAAAAATTAGTGGCGCCAGCCAGGCGCCTTCCCACTTCTTTAAATATATAATCACCAGAACGCAAGCTACCAATGCAGTAAAGGGTCGCCACGCTCCCCAAAATAGTGAATCGCCAATACCTCCGAATGCTCCGCCCATACTCATCTTTACTGTGCTAATTTCTTCCGGTTTGACCTCTCCTCCCTTTGCCATTTCTTCTTCCAGACGCGCGACTATCCCTACTAACACATTTGCAAAGTATGGATGGGTATTGAAAAATTCTAAATGTCGCTTATAAGACTGGATCCTTTTCTCTTTTTCAGGATAGAGCTTATTCAGAACCGGTGCCAATATGTAAAGAAATCCCAAGTTTTGCATCCGCTCGAAATTCCATACAGATTGCACACAAAAGGACCTCCAGCAAAGACGATATAAATCGAGTTTCTTGATTATTCTATTGTCCATTGGATTATACATCCCGATTTTCAATCGGGAAATCTGTACCTAAAACCTCTGAAGGTGTTAAAAGCTATTGCTAAACCCAGAGCGGGTATGAGCCTATATGCAAAATTCAGACCTGTCAATACGCCATACGGTAAACAGGAAAATAATTTGGGCAGAAAATATACCCCGGCACTAATTGCAATCAGAGAGAAAAGGAATCCTTTAAGAAAAAACAGAAATAAGCTAAAATAATTAACTTTTCCCAAGGCTTTTAAATTACCTTTGGGGATTTCTCGATCTAAGTAGTGCACGAAATGTGCATTTAGTTTTCTTTGCTTAATATCTATGCGCGTAAAAATTTCTCCCAGAGGCATCGTAAGTGCCAGGACAACCATTCTGTAAGAACCCTGAAAATTATTACCCAGGGGAAGCATTCTCTCGGTCAACATTATCAGAGTTGTGCAAGTTACTGCTACTATTGTTGCATCAGGAGGAATAGCTGCGCCCACAGATATCACATTTATCCAAATGAGTTCTAAAAGAACACCAATAATGAGTCCTGTCTTGAGGTCTCCTAATAATAAACCTATGAGGGGTCCACAGACAATAGGCCGGCAGACCATTATTTGTCCCCAAGCACTTACATCTAAACTTAACAATCCTCCAATAAAACTAGCTACAAAGATTTCAACAATCATTAGAACGGTCCAACGTAGATATATTGACAGGTTCAAACACCTGGGCTAAATCATATATCTGTGATTTTTAATTTCAAAGTGATAGTCTGTTTCTCTTTGGGTTTTAGATTTAATTTCCAGTGAGGAAATACAACTGATTGTTGATACATACGCTCGTAAGCTGCATCTCCTTCTGAGATTGTTTCTATGGGAAAATGCCACAAACAACAATGTGGGTTGAATTCCAAAGTTATATTTATTCCATAATGCTCGTCGTGCATACCAATTTCCTTCAAATCAGAAATTTCTCCAAATGAAGAGAAATCTTTTTTCTCCTTTCTATCGGGGACATAATAATAACATTTTTTATCTTCTGCTGAGGAAAAAGAGAAGTTAAATTCAGAACCGAACCATAATTCTGCGCGGTTCTCTCCTTTGTTGACAATTTGATAAATAATGATAATTTTCGCCGAGTTCGCTGATACTGTTATTTTCTTTTCCACTTTTATGGGTTGCTGAAAATCTCCTACCCAGACAAATCCTTCTCTAACAAAGTTTATTCCAGTCGGTTCAGTTCTATACATGTAAGATTGGTCGACGAAATCTCCCTGTTCTCCATACTGGCAAGTTGAGAAATCAAAGATCTCTGTATCAGGATGTAAGAAATGGTCTACCAAGGAGGCCCTTTCATACCAATCATAGTGAAGATATTTCACCAAGTTCTTGTCTTTTACTTTTTCCATATTATGAATTGATTTTACACTTTTATTTTCCATATCGGATTTAGAATCAAAGAGACTGGCTCGAACAATCTCTTCGTGGTAAGCTTCTTTCCTTCGAGTCAGAGTAGTTAGCAGATTTAAGTTTTGTGGCTTATAATCTAATTCGAATAGAGATGCTCCCATAGATGGTTTAAAGTAGGCATTGAGTAAGGGGGTACTGACCAAAACCTCTGGATTTCCATCCAGGTCGAAATCGAATTCCTCTGTTTCTATACATTTAGAACCTGTTTGGTTCTTACCATCAACAGTTTTTTCTGCATTAATCAGATGTTTATAAATCGCTTTTCTAAGATGGGGAAAGTAGAGTCCTCCGAAAACGCCATGCCAGTAAGCGCAATTGCACTGGCCTTTCCAGAGTTCATCCCTCGCTTTTTCCAACCAATCTGGAAGTTCTACATTTCCTCCCCTAAATTCCACTGAAAACTCACTTCCTTTTTTATTACTCCCTCTTTCCGAGGCGTGTATGTTCTTAGCTGCTTTGAAAATCTTGTTGCTAACTAACAGCATCTTCTTCTGCATCCAGTTACTCTCGGTGTATTTCACAAAGAAGTTTCGCCAGAAGCCTCCTTTCAGAAACCTTGCATATCGTTCGGACTGAGGCAATTTTTCAACTTTCCTCTGGATATCAGTAAATTCCTTTCTCGCCTTAGTGGGTAAAACCCATTCCATCATTTGGGAATAGGAACCTGTGGGAAGATATATTCTTCCTTTAGGTTCAAACTGGGCAATGCATTCAGAAAAAGTAACTGTTCTAATCCATTTTTTATTTCTTTCTAATTCGGTAAAGAACTGCTCAAGCCAATTCTGTTTATAGGCTAGCTCATAGGTGCCTGGCCAGAAGCCAAACTTCTCTCCGTCATCAGCCATTACTACCAGTCTCTCTTCTTTCTCCGCTGCCTGGGATTTAAAATACTTAATGACTTCTTCTACGGGATGGAAAGGCATGAGAAATCGCAGCTTTTCACTAATTGGAAAAACTTTGAGAGGATAGCCCTGTTCCTCGGTAAGATAATACCCAAAAAGTTGTTCCTCAAAAAGCCCGGCAGATTTGAAAGGCAAATCGTCAATGACAGTATATTCTACACCTGCCTGAGAAATTGACTTTGCTAAATGTGGCTCCCAGACACGTTCTGCCAGCCACATACCTTTTGGTTCGTAATCAAACAAGTCCCTGATATATTTGTTCAATTTCATTATTTGACCAATTCTATCACGGTCGTATAACATAGCTAAAATTGGTTCATAGTAACCACCGGTCATAAGTTCAATTTGCTCGGTTTGTAAAAGATTCTTTATCATTGAAATAAATTCTGGGTGATGTTTAACAATCCACTCCAGAAGGACTCCGCTAAAATGGAAAGTCGCTTTTATGCCAGAATGTTTTATCAGAACTTCCAGAAAGGGAAGGTACGCCTTCTGGTAAGCCTCCTCAAAAATGGCTTCAAAATTACCAACTGGCTGATGGTTATGAATACCGAATGCGAAGTTTATTTTTTTCATATTCTCAAAATTCCCGAGAGGGACTTGAAATTTGTGTACGCAGACTAAAGTCTGCTACTCCTACGTTGCCTCTCTCTTGATAATTTCCATTATATCAATCTTTTCATCATCAGGAACCATTCTCGCTTCCAAGTGGACTCCAAGTTTATCCAGTTCCTGAAAAGCTTGAATGTCTTCTTTACTAACTGAAATAGCTTTGAGAATCTGTTTTTTATCAGGAGAATAATGCATTCCCCCCACATTTACTTCTTTTATTCTTACTCCTTTATTGATTAAATTCAGGACATCCTGGGGTGAAACGAGAAGGAGCATCGCCTTATCCCCTTCAAATTGGCCATTCAGTATCGCCTCCTTCGCTTGAGTTATAGTCAAAATGGATATCTTGGCGTGGGCTGGAACTGCCATTGAGAACAGGGTTTTTTGCGTTCGGTCACTGGCAACAAAGTCGTTGACTACAATCACATGATTAATTTTCAGGAATTTCATCCAGTTTTCAACTACTTGACCGTGAATTAACCGGTCATCAATTCGCACTAGAACCATGCCCATTATTTATTTTTCGCCTTTGAGACTTTATCAAGAAACTTTTGCTTGACATCAAGAATGCTCTGTTCACCCTTTTGGCGGATGAGACGAGCCAATTCTTTCAGAGGGAGAGACTGGCGATAGTTCATGCCAGCAATTAGCATCGGCAAATTAACTCCACTAATAATTTCAACTTTCTCATCATTAACAAACTTGAGGCTGGCATTTGCCGGTGTACCTCCAAACATATCCACGAAAATGATTTTCCCTTCCGATTGCTCGTTCTCTTCCTTTAGTATCTTTTCTATCCTTTTACTTAATGTTTCTAACCCATCATTTTCATGTAAGGATAATGCCCATACTTCCTTCTGCTCTCCTAAAATAACCTGCGCTGCTTTAACTAACTGCCGACCAAAATCGCCGTGAGTTATAATAATGAATCCAATCATTTGATACGCAGACTGAAGTCTGCTACTCCTATAATGCTTTCTTTATGCCGATTTTTCAATGTCACGGTACTGAGTTTTAACAGGGTACTTCTTTCCCAGAAACTTATTCAATTCATTCACAACAATTACTGAACGATGGCGCCCTCCCGTGCACCCCACAGCTATGGTCAAATAAGATTTTCCTTCTTTAATATAGTAAGGAATTAGAAATTTCAATAACCCAGAATATTTCCTCAAAAACTTCTGGGTAACAGAGGATTTCAAAACAAATCGGGAAACTTCCGGATTGTTTCCGGTTAATGGTCTCAGTTTTTCTATATAATGGGGATTAGGTAGAAAACGAGTGTCGATTACCAGATCGGCGTCAACCGGGATACCATATTTATAGCCAAAAGCAACTAGGCTGACATTCATCGTATCCAGTTCCGGTACCTCTCTGAAACTAGAAAAGACCGCTTGCTTAAACTCCTGAGGCATGAGAGTTGTAGTATCAATGATTTTATCAGCTTGTTCTTTTATTCCCATAAGTCTCTTTCTCTCTTTGATGATAACCTCAAGTATACTTCTTCCTTCCTTATCCAGGGGATGTTTCCTGCGCGTTTCACTATATCTTCTCACCAGGACAGAATTACTGGCTTCTAAAAAGAGAATCTGGTGGCTGAATCCCATTTTACCGAGTTCTTCTAATGAACTAAAAAGGTCATCTAAAAAGTCTCCTTCTCGAATGTCAATGCCTAAAGCGACTTTCTTTATTTTATACTTCAACTGTAAACAAATTTCAGCAAATTTAGGTATCAGGGTAGTAGGTAAATTATCTACGCAGAAATATCCCAAGTCCTCAAAATTCTTTAAGGCTGTACTTTTCCCTGCTCCTGAAAGCCCTGTTATTATGACAAAGTTACCCTTGGCCATATATTTCTATTTTCCTTCCTTTCCCTAATGCGAAGGGATTTGGTGTG
This bacterium DNA region includes the following protein-coding sequences:
- the ptsP gene encoding phosphoenolpyruvate--protein phosphotransferase; this encodes MLKGIAASPGIVIGRAFLLEEEEFYISKRTIDPADIKQEIIRFRKAVAETREEMDGIRQKALKQLGKRHVRLFDAYLLVLQDPIIRNDVTKMVTEQRVNAEYALQTVFDKITKTFNIIDDGYLRDRGRDILDVVKRVLKRLLGREREELATLPSPVIVIAHNLTPADTIAMRKENVIGFATDIGGRTSHTAIMAQSLEIPAVVGLKNVTKKVKLGDTIIIDGIEGIVIIDPDSVTVENYERQKLKYSNVEEALKKLTDLPAVTADEHNVELHANIEVPEEIPSVHAHGATGIGLFRTEYIYLNRADLPSEEEQYQQYASVARKMMPYPVIIRTMDLGADKFVGEFGISPERNPFMGLRAIRLCFRYPYVFKTQLRAILRASVEGNLKIMYPMISCAKELRHANELLEEVKNELRKEEISFDENIEVGVMIETPSAALIADILAREADFLSIGTNDLIQYTLAVDRVNENVAHLYKPLHLSILRLIKRIIDAGHQVGKHVGMCGEMAADPSFTKLLLGMGLNEFSMSPLSIPKIKKIVRSTSLTTARELANQVLATSKEEEVNKIIEKFEALP
- a CDS encoding HPr family phosphocarrier protein; protein product: MIEKNFKIKNKLGLHARPAALLAQTVAKLQSKVAIIKNGQEVDGDSILGIMMLAAEFGSEITVIVNGKDEKEAIKKIEELFAKKFDEE
- a CDS encoding PTS system mannose/fructose/sorbose family transporter subunit IID → MDNRIIKKLDLYRLCWRSFCVQSVWNFERMQNLGFLYILAPVLNKLYPEKEKRIQSYKRHLEFFNTHPYFANVLVGIVARLEEEMAKGGEVKPEEISTVKMSMGGAFGGIGDSLFWGAWRPFTALVACVLVIIYLKKWEGAWLAPLIFLFLYNFLHFHTRIKGVMKGYEKKTKVVRLLEKMHYLRTIWSSHLIGLALVLLTVVVVLFRDWRAIERLYFLAFFFSVVLLNRWRISSAKLLYLLIGISCVGAYIF
- a CDS encoding PTS sugar transporter subunit IIC, with amino-acid sequence MIVEIFVASFIGGLLSLDVSAWGQIMVCRPIVCGPLIGLLLGDLKTGLIIGVLLELIWINVISVGAAIPPDATIVAVTCTTLIMLTERMLPLGNNFQGSYRMVVLALTMPLGEIFTRIDIKQRKLNAHFVHYLDREIPKGNLKALGKVNYFSLFLFFLKGFLFSLIAISAGVYFLPKLFSCLPYGVLTGLNFAYRLIPALGLAIAFNTFRGFRYRFPD
- a CDS encoding alpha-amylase/4-alpha-glucanotransferase domain-containing protein, encoding MKKINFAFGIHNHQPVGNFEAIFEEAYQKAYLPFLEVLIKHSGIKATFHFSGVLLEWIVKHHPEFISMIKNLLQTEQIELMTGGYYEPILAMLYDRDRIGQIMKLNKYIRDLFDYEPKGMWLAERVWEPHLAKSISQAGVEYTVIDDLPFKSAGLFEEQLFGYYLTEEQGYPLKVFPISEKLRFLMPFHPVEEVIKYFKSQAAEKEERLVVMADDGEKFGFWPGTYELAYKQNWLEQFFTELERNKKWIRTVTFSECIAQFEPKGRIYLPTGSYSQMMEWVLPTKARKEFTDIQRKVEKLPQSERYARFLKGGFWRNFFVKYTESNWMQKKMLLVSNKIFKAAKNIHASERGSNKKGSEFSVEFRGGNVELPDWLEKARDELWKGQCNCAYWHGVFGGLYFPHLRKAIYKHLINAEKTVDGKNQTGSKCIETEEFDFDLDGNPEVLVSTPLLNAYFKPSMGASLFELDYKPQNLNLLTTLTRRKEAYHEEIVRASLFDSKSDMENKSVKSIHNMEKVKDKNLVKYLHYDWYERASLVDHFLHPDTEIFDFSTCQYGEQGDFVDQSYMYRTEPTGINFVREGFVWVGDFQQPIKVEKKITVSANSAKIIIIYQIVNKGENRAELWFGSEFNFSFSSAEDKKCYYYVPDRKEKKDFSSFGEISDLKEIGMHDEHYGINITLEFNPHCCLWHFPIETISEGDAAYERMYQQSVVFPHWKLNLKPKEKQTITLKLKITDI
- a CDS encoding PTS sugar transporter subunit IIB, which translates into the protein MGMVLVRIDDRLIHGQVVENWMKFLKINHVIVVNDFVASDRTQKTLFSMAVPAHAKISILTITQAKEAILNGQFEGDKAMLLLVSPQDVLNLINKGVRIKEVNVGGMHYSPDKKQILKAISVSKEDIQAFQELDKLGVHLEARMVPDDEKIDIMEIIKREAT
- a CDS encoding PTS sugar transporter subunit IIA — encoded protein: MIGFIIITHGDFGRQLVKAAQVILGEQKEVWALSLHENDGLETLSKRIEKILKEENEQSEGKIIFVDMFGGTPANASLKFVNDEKVEIISGVNLPMLIAGMNYRQSLPLKELARLIRQKGEQSILDVKQKFLDKVSKAKNK
- the rapZ gene encoding RNase adapter RapZ — translated: MAKGNFVIITGLSGAGKSTALKNFEDLGYFCVDNLPTTLIPKFAEICLQLKYKIKKVALGIDIREGDFLDDLFSSLEELGKMGFSHQILFLEASNSVLVRRYSETRRKHPLDKEGRSILEVIIKERKRLMGIKEQADKIIDTTTLMPQEFKQAVFSSFREVPELDTMNVSLVAFGYKYGIPVDADLVIDTRFLPNPHYIEKLRPLTGNNPEVSRFVLKSSVTQKFLRKYSGLLKFLIPYYIKEGKSYLTIAVGCTGGRHRSVIVVNELNKFLGKKYPVKTQYRDIEKSA